Proteins encoded in a region of the Zea mays cultivar B73 chromosome 4, Zm-B73-REFERENCE-NAM-5.0, whole genome shotgun sequence genome:
- the LOC103654141 gene encoding lysine-specific demethylase JMJ703 isoform X3 gives MMGTECIMATLGGDPEPSIPPGFGPFVALALQGIQNNAKSADAHSSSAQAAHCMEKDVEVLEHGSAHGWSDTPASTSGTHSCRRSLRNRPPIDYSQFDLISDEESDVESAEKGVGLVRRRRQLPKGVLRGCAQCADCQKVVARWNPSGARRPVLEEAPVFYPSEEEFKDTLKYIESIRSTAEPYGICRIVPPPSWKPPCLLKEKNIWECSKFCTRVQKVDKLQNRKSSKKGRRGGMMKKRRKLLELEDNNNINHNQTGVQQNQERFGFEPGPEFTLQTFKKYADDFREQYFKKEVPADSPPSVEDIEGEYWRIVEKPTEEIEVVYGADLETGTFGSGFPKSSPEVKYDVEHKYLESGWNLNNLPRLQGSVLSFEGGDISGVLVPWLYVGMCFSSFCWHVEDHHLYSLNYMHWGAPKMWYGVPGKDAVNLEAAMRKHLPDLFEEQPDLLHNLVTQFSTSLLKSEGVPVYRCVQHEGEFVLTFPRAYHAGFNCGFNCAEAVNVAPIDWLPIGQDAVELYRKQARKITVSHDKLLLGAAREAIRAHWDILFLKRNTADNLRWKSMCGLDSTICKSLKARIDLELAQRQNICSPSQSRKMDAEFDSTDRECALCYYDLHLSASGCPCCPGKYTCLVHAKQLCSCDWDKRFFLFRYDINELNMLADALGGKLSAIHRWGVSHLGLSLRSCVKREKDQDSKTPRRVADGPRRSYMSQASTVSLAPSLVCNEQNNNGNKMLDKASLETDTCPFTEQIKSGTISLQEAHMKTEVSCTLNSSVIPEGHKSSLSLPVPSGHSLSSNFATRSLSTAGESVKNTYDLVVFKGSRESSRAGDCISSPGVHHNIPPIMIDQGSNMNPSMESSNNSHRLMASNTNATQFYSYKDQMHVTPETRASVMTEKDSSQASAASSQPFAGTVLRAQSVSQEASPSVFTSKPLIDSSLVKNTYVGLSSGGAHIGHPNFGNQQPSDECLKRKSESLSGSEARGHSAALVQPALGNHNGSGGAHKGLRMANVVHRFKSLVESLEIGVVLSGRLWSSSQAIFPKGFRSRVKYFSIVDPTQMAYYISEILDAGPQGPLFMVTLENCPGELFINVSPAKCWSMVRERLNMEIRRQLSTGRANLPALQPPGSVDGFEMFGLLSPAIVQAIEARDRDRICTEYWRSRPHVVTEDRATAPPQAQGPLHALRGLFQRANRNELLALRSLLVSNISPDDFSRRQATQILDEEIAKQWR, from the exons ATGATGGGAACAGAGTGCATCATGGCCACACTCGGCGGGGATCCTGAACCCTCAATTCCACCTGGATTCGGACCTTTTGTTGCCCTCGCGCTACAGGGCATCCAAAACAATGCCAAATCAGCTGATGCTCATTCTAGTTCTGCTCAAGCAGCACACTGCATGGAGAAAGATGTTGAAGTTCTGGAACACGGTTCGGCGCATGGTTGGAGTGACACTCCTGCTAGTACTTCAGGGACCCATAGTTGCAGGAGGTCACTTCGTAACAGGCCTCCAATAGACTATAGCCAGTTCGACCTTATCTCGGACGAAGAATCTGATGTTGAATCAGCAGAAAAG GGAGTGGGATTAGTGAGACGCAGACGACAATTACCGAAAGGAGTACTTCGGGGATGCGCACAATGTGCTGATTGTCAAAAG GTTGTTGCAAGGTGGAATCCATCTGGTGCAAGGAGGCCTGTTCTTGAGGAAGCTCCTGTTTTCTATCCATCCGAAGAG GAATTCAAGGACACCTTAAAATACATTGAGAGTATACGGTCTACAGCAGAACCATATGGAATTTGTCGTATTGTCCCGCCGCCTTCATGGAAACCTCCATGCCTTCTTAAAGAGAAGAACATATGGGAATGCTCAAAATTTTGTACTCGGGTACAGAAGGTTGACAAGCTCCAAAACCGTAAATCATCCAAGAAGGGCAGAAGAGGTGGGATGATGAAGAAGCGGAGGAAGCTTTTAGAGCTGGAAGATAACAATAATATTAATCACAATCAAACTGGGGTGCAGCAAAACCAAGAGAGGTTTGGATTTGAACCTGGACCTGAGTTCACACTTCAGACATTTAAGAAGTATGCAGATGATTTCCGTGAACAATATTTTAAGAAAGAAGTGCCCGCGGACTCACCACCATCAGTAGAAGACATTGAAGGCGAGTATTGGCGTATAGTCGAAAAGCCTACTGAAGAGATAGAG GTAGTATATGGTGCTGATTTGGAGACTGGAACTTTTGGTAGCGGCTTCCCAAAGTCTTCTCCCGAAGTAAAATATGATGTTGAGCATAAGTACTTAGAGTCTGGTTGGAACCTAAACAACTTGCCTAGACTACAAGGTTCAGTACTATCTTTTGAGGGCGGTGACATCTCTGGTGTTTTGGTCCCTTGGCTGTATGTCGGAATGTGCTTTTCATCATTCTGCTGG CATGTTGAAGACCATCATTTGTACTCACTGAACTACATGCATTGGGGTGCTCCAAAGATGTGGTATGGAGTTCCAGGAAAGGATGCTGTAAATTTGGAGGCAGCAATGAGGAAACACCTACCTGACTTGTTTGAGGAACAACCTGATTTGCTTCACAACCTG GTTACTCAATTTTCAACATCATTGCTTAAATCTGAAGGAGTACCAGTCTACCGATGTGTTCAGCATGAGGGAGAGTTTGTCCTAACGTTCCCTCGGGCATACCATGCTGGTTTCAACTGTGGCTTCAATTGTGCAGAAGCTGTTAATGTGGCACCAATTGATTGGTTACCAATTGGACAGGATGCAGTCGAGCTTTATCGTAAGCAAGCTCGGAAAATTACTGTTTCCCATGATAAGCTGTTGCTAGGGGCTGCTAGAGAAGCAATAAGAGCTCATTGGGATATTCTGTTCCTTAAGAGAAATACTGCTGATAACTTGAGGTGGAAAAGCATGTGTGGACTTGACAGCACTATATGCAAATCGCTTAAG GCAAGAATCGATTTGGAGTTGGcgcaaagacaaaatatatgctctcCATCTCAATCTAGAAAAATGGATGCTGAATTTGATTCTACTGATAGAGAGTGTGCATTGTGCTATTATGATCTGCATCTTTCTGCTTCTGGCTGTCCATGTTGCCCAGGGAAATATACCTGCCTTGTACATGCAAAGCAGCTTTGCTCATGTGACTGGGACAAAAGATTTTTCCTTTTCCGTTATGATATCAATGAGTTAAATATGTTGGCTGATGCTTTAGGTGGGAAGTTAAGTGCAATTCACAGATGGGGTGTCTCTCATCTTGGATTAAGTTTGAGATCATGTGTCAAAAGAGAAAAAGACCAAGATTCGAAGACTCCTCGCAGAGTAGCTGATGGCCCCAGAAGGTCCTACATGTCTCAGGCGTCAACAGTATCATTGGCACCTTCGTTGGTTTGCAATGAACAGAACAACAATGGTAATAAGATGCTGGACAAAGCTAGTTTGGAAACGGATACTTGTCCTTTTACAGAGCAAATAAAATCTGGAACTATTTCACTACAGGAGGCACACATGAAGACTGAGGTATCCTGTACACTAAACAGCAGTGTCATTCCTGAAGGCCATAAAAGCTCACTAAGCTTGCCAGTTCCTTCTGGCCACTCACTTTCTTCCAATTTTGCGACAAGGTCTTTAAGTACTGCAGGAGAATCTGTGAAAAACACATATGACTTGGTAGTATTTAAAGGGAGTAGAGAATCTTCGCGGGCTGGAGACTGTATCTCTTCGCCTGGTGTGCATCATAACATACCGCCAATAATGATTGATCAAGGAAGCAACATGAATCCTAGTATGGAGAGCTCAAACAATTCACATAGGCTGATGGCATCTAACACTAATGCAACTCAGTTTTACTCTTACAAGGACCAAATGCATGTAACACCAGAGACTAGGGCCTCAGTGATGACAGAAAAAGATAGCAGTCAAGCTTCTGCTGCATCAAGTCAGCCCTTTGCGGGAACTGTTTTAAGAGCACAAAGTGTATCTCAGGAAGCTTCACCTAGCGTCTTTACTTCAAAGCCTCTCATAGATTCTTCACTTGTGAAAAATACATATGTTGGTTTAAGTTCAGGCGGTGCCCATATTGGACATCCAAATTTTGGTAACCAGCAACCAAGTGACGAATGCCTTAAAAGAAAATCTGAATCTCTATCTGGTTCAGAAGCAAGGGGTCATTCAGCTGCATTGGTGCAACCTGCTCTAGGAAATCATAATGGGAGTGGAGGTGCACACAAGGGCCTTCGGATGGCTAACGTTGTACATCGATTCAAGAGCTTAGTTGAATCTTTGGAAATTGGTGTTGTGCTATCTGGGAGGTTGTGGTCCTCAAGCCAAGCAATCTTCCCAAAAG GGTTCAGGAGCAGAGTAAAATACTTCAGCATCGTGGATCCAACACAAATGGCATACTACATATCTGAAATATTAGACGCCGGACCACAGGGACCTCTGTTTATG GTGACTCTGGAAAACTGTCCAGGCGAACTTTTTATCAACGTCTCTCCTGCCAAGTGCTGGAGCATGGTCCGTGAGAGGCTGAATATGGAAATACGGAGGCAACTCAGTACGGGAAGAGCTAATCTTCCTGCACTACAGCCACCGGGATCAGTTGATGGTTTTGAAATGTTCGGGTTGCTGTCACCGGCAATAGTTCAG GCAATCGAGGCACGGGATAGAGATCGCATCTGCACAGAGTACTGGAGATCCAGGCCTCATGTTGTCACTGAAGATCGTGCGACGGCGCCACCTCAGGCTCAGGGTCCTCTGCATGCGCTGAGGGGTCTATTCCAGCGAGCCAACCGCAATGAGCTGCTAGCCCTACGGAGTCTACTGGTGAGCAACATCAGCCCGGACGACTTCTCCAGGCGGCAGGCTACCCAAATCCTCGACGAGGAGATCGCCAAGCAGTGGCGCTGA